In one Pseudomonas sp. 31-12 genomic region, the following are encoded:
- the recB gene encoding exodeoxyribonuclease V subunit beta — protein MTTKTPLALAFPLSGSQLIEASAGTGKTFTISALYLRLVLGHGGESTGFGRELLPPQILVVTFTDAATKELRERIRTRLAEAARYFRDETQAPDSLIAELRDEYLPEQWSGCANRLDIAAQWMDEAAVSTIHSWCQRMLREHAFDSGSLFTQTLETDHSDLLGEVLRDYWRLFCYPMQGDALNWVRGNWGGPAALLPRVRSLFASERDSVEGKAPAELITECLQERRLALLELKMPWRQWADELLAICHQGVASKSVDGRKMQARYFEPWFEKLKAWAEDESLEQLDIGTGFTRLTPDGMAEAWKGDAPRHPGLDAMPGLKASLDGLPTPDAAVLQHAAQWVGARFEEEKRRRAEMGFDDMLIRLDAALQSDGGERLANLIREQFPVALIDEFQDTDPVQYRIFESIYRIEDNNPECGLFLIGDPKQAIYAFRGADIYTYLRARQATVGRLHTLGTNFRSSHGMVNAVNHVFERAESRELGRGAFLFREKNGDNPVPFLPVESQGRKEVLHIDGQLVPALNIWHLSADQPLSGVEYRQKLAAACASEITALLNGGQLGRAGFIEKDKVFRGLLPADIAILVRDGKEAQAVRGELSARGVRSVYLSDKDSVFAAQEAHDLLAWLKACAEPDVERPLRAALACITLNLSLAELERLNQDELAWEARVMQFRGYRELWRKQGVLPMLRRLLHDFQLPRSLIARSDGERVLTNLLHLSELLQQAAAELDGEQALIRHLSEHLALSGQAGEEQILRLESDEQLVKVVTIHKSKGLEYPLVFLPFICSAKPVDGSRLPLHYHDANGKAQVTLKPTAELIALADDERLAEDLRLLYVALTRAQHACWLGVTDLKRGNNNSSVLHLSALGYLLGGGVPLAESAGLKRWLEDLQLDCPALLYGDMPPATAEHYHPPRNDATLLAPLIPKRKASENWWIASYSALRIGDSLSVGSDEAPENPQAQKLFDDERLDPDAPREVVAGGADIHRFPRGPNPGTFLHGLLEWAGDEGFTAAPQVVEDAIARRCNRRGWEGWITTLSDWLQHLLKSPLHLGGSQAPVVFEQLTQYRVEMEFWFASHKVDVLKLDELVRQYTHNGVARVAAEPVLLNGMFKGFIDLTFEHDGRYYVADYKSNWLGPDDAAYTEQAMEQSILDNRYDLQYVLYLLALHRQLKARLVDYDYDRHVGGALYLFLRGTRASTQGVCFARPPRELIERLDRLFQGKAEPKAEPAWEQGVLL, from the coding sequence ATGACCACGAAAACACCGCTGGCCCTGGCGTTCCCCCTGAGCGGCAGCCAACTGATCGAAGCGAGCGCCGGTACCGGCAAGACCTTCACCATTTCTGCACTTTACCTGCGTCTGGTCCTCGGCCACGGCGGCGAATCGACTGGTTTTGGGCGTGAACTGTTGCCGCCGCAAATCCTCGTTGTGACGTTCACCGATGCCGCAACCAAAGAGCTGCGTGAACGTATTCGCACCCGTCTTGCCGAAGCGGCCCGATACTTTCGTGATGAGACCCAGGCTCCCGATAGCCTCATCGCTGAACTGCGTGATGAGTACCTGCCCGAACAGTGGTCTGGCTGCGCAAACCGTCTGGACATCGCCGCGCAGTGGATGGATGAAGCCGCCGTCTCGACCATCCACAGTTGGTGCCAGCGCATGTTGCGCGAGCACGCCTTCGACAGTGGCAGCCTGTTTACCCAGACCCTGGAAACCGATCACAGCGATTTGCTGGGCGAAGTCTTGCGTGATTACTGGCGGCTGTTCTGCTACCCGATGCAGGGTGATGCACTGAACTGGGTGCGGGGTAATTGGGGGGGGCCGGCAGCGCTGTTGCCGCGCGTACGCAGCTTGTTCGCCAGCGAGCGTGACAGCGTTGAAGGCAAGGCACCTGCCGAGCTGATCACCGAGTGCTTGCAGGAACGACGATTAGCTTTGCTTGAACTCAAGATGCCATGGCGCCAGTGGGCAGATGAGTTGCTCGCCATCTGCCACCAAGGTGTTGCGAGCAAGAGCGTCGACGGCCGAAAGATGCAGGCACGTTATTTCGAACCCTGGTTCGAAAAGTTGAAAGCCTGGGCCGAAGATGAGTCCCTCGAGCAATTGGATATTGGCACTGGCTTCACTCGCCTGACGCCTGACGGCATGGCCGAAGCCTGGAAGGGCGACGCACCCCGTCATCCGGGGCTGGACGCCATGCCCGGGCTCAAGGCCAGTCTTGACGGCTTGCCAACCCCCGACGCCGCCGTTCTGCAACATGCTGCTCAGTGGGTCGGAGCACGGTTCGAGGAAGAAAAACGACGCCGCGCGGAGATGGGCTTCGATGACATGCTGATTCGCCTCGACGCCGCTTTGCAATCCGATGGCGGTGAACGCCTGGCGAACCTGATTCGCGAACAGTTTCCGGTGGCGCTCATTGATGAGTTCCAGGACACCGACCCGGTGCAGTATCGGATTTTCGAAAGCATCTATCGCATCGAAGACAACAACCCCGAATGCGGCCTGTTTCTGATCGGCGACCCCAAGCAAGCGATCTACGCGTTCCGCGGTGCTGACATCTATACCTACCTGCGCGCCCGCCAGGCCACCGTCGGCCGTCTGCATACCCTCGGTACAAACTTCCGCTCCAGCCATGGCATGGTCAATGCGGTGAATCATGTGTTCGAGCGCGCCGAGTCTCGTGAGCTGGGGCGCGGCGCGTTCCTGTTTCGTGAAAAGAACGGCGACAACCCGGTGCCGTTTCTGCCCGTCGAATCCCAAGGGCGCAAAGAAGTTCTGCACATCGACGGCCAGCTTGTGCCAGCTCTGAACATCTGGCACCTGTCCGCCGATCAGCCACTGTCCGGCGTGGAATACCGACAAAAACTCGCCGCCGCCTGCGCCAGTGAAATCACCGCATTACTCAATGGTGGCCAACTAGGCCGGGCTGGGTTCATAGAGAAGGACAAGGTATTCAGGGGCCTGCTGCCAGCCGACATCGCGATCCTGGTCCGCGACGGCAAAGAGGCCCAGGCCGTGCGCGGCGAATTGTCTGCCCGCGGTGTGCGCAGCGTTTATCTGTCGGACAAAGATTCGGTATTCGCCGCTCAAGAGGCCCACGACCTGCTGGCCTGGCTCAAAGCCTGCGCCGAGCCGGATGTCGAGCGGCCACTGCGAGCCGCGTTGGCCTGCATCACGCTCAACCTGTCCCTGGCGGAACTGGAGCGGCTGAATCAGGATGAACTGGCTTGGGAAGCGCGGGTCATGCAGTTCCGCGGTTATCGCGAGTTGTGGCGCAAGCAAGGCGTGCTGCCCATGTTGCGGCGCTTGCTGCATGACTTCCAGCTCCCTCGGTCGTTGATCGCGCGCAGCGATGGCGAACGGGTACTGACTAACTTGTTGCACCTCTCCGAACTGTTGCAACAGGCCGCTGCCGAACTCGATGGCGAGCAGGCGCTGATTCGTCATCTGTCCGAGCATCTGGCTTTGTCCGGTCAGGCCGGCGAAGAACAAATCCTGCGTCTGGAAAGCGACGAGCAGTTGGTCAAGGTCGTGACCATTCATAAATCCAAGGGCCTTGAGTATCCCTTGGTGTTTCTGCCGTTTATCTGCTCGGCAAAACCCGTGGATGGCAGCCGTTTGCCGCTGCATTACCACGATGCAAACGGCAAGGCCCAGGTGACTTTGAAGCCGACTGCCGAGTTGATCGCCCTGGCCGATGATGAGCGTCTAGCCGAGGATTTGCGTCTGCTCTATGTCGCCCTGACCCGGGCGCAACATGCCTGCTGGCTCGGTGTGACCGATCTCAAGCGCGGCAATAACAACAGCTCGGTGCTGCACCTTTCTGCCTTGGGTTACTTGCTGGGTGGTGGAGTTCCACTGGCCGAGTCCGCAGGTTTGAAACGCTGGCTCGAAGACCTTCAACTGGACTGCCCGGCACTTCTGTACGGAGACATGCCGCCAGCAACGGCCGAGCATTACCATCCTCCCCGCAATGACGCGACGTTGCTCGCGCCGCTGATACCCAAACGCAAGGCCAGCGAAAACTGGTGGATTGCCTCGTACAGCGCTTTGCGCATCGGCGACAGTTTGAGCGTGGGCAGTGACGAAGCGCCGGAGAACCCGCAAGCGCAAAAGCTCTTCGATGACGAACGCCTCGATCCGGACGCACCGCGAGAAGTGGTCGCCGGCGGTGCTGATATCCATCGATTCCCCCGCGGCCCAAACCCTGGCACCTTTCTCCATGGTTTGCTGGAATGGGCCGGTGATGAAGGTTTCACTGCCGCACCACAAGTCGTTGAAGACGCCATTGCCCGTCGCTGCAATCGCCGTGGCTGGGAAGGCTGGATCACCACCCTGAGCGATTGGCTGCAACACTTGCTCAAATCTCCGTTGCACCTCGGCGGAAGCCAGGCTCCGGTCGTGTTCGAGCAGCTCACCCAATACCGTGTCGAGATGGAATTCTGGTTCGCCAGTCACAAAGTCGACGTGCTCAAGCTGGATGAACTGGTGCGCCAATACACGCACAACGGCGTCGCGCGGGTGGCCGCCGAACCGGTTTTGCTCAACGGCATGTTCAAAGGTTTTATCGACCTGACGTTCGAGCACGATGGCCGATATTACGTCGCCGACTACAAATCCAATTGGCTCGGCCCCGATGACGCGGCCTACACCGAACAGGCCATGGAACAGTCGATCCTCGACAATCGCTACGACCTGCAATACGTGTTGTACCTGCTGGCTCTGCATCGCCAGCTCAAGGCGCGGCTTGTCGACTACGATTACGACCGGCATGTCGGTGGCGCGCTGTATCTGTTCCTGCGCGGTACGCGGGCATCCACCCAGGGCGTGTGTTTCGCCCGTCCGCCCAGAGAGCTGATCGAGCGTCTGGATCGTCTGTTTCAGGGCAAAGCAGAACCGAAGGCCGAACCCGCCTGGGAACAGGGAGTACTGCTATGA
- a CDS encoding LysR family transcriptional regulator has protein sequence MSTRRPDPLAQVSDFDIRLLRIFRSVVECGGFSAAESVLGIGRSAISQQMSDLEQRLGLRLCQRGRAGFSLTEEGREVYHSALQLLSALESFRTEVNGLHQHLRGELTIGLTDNLVTLPHMRITHALAQLKERGPDVQIQIRMIAPNEVEQGVLDGRLHVGVVPQASALSGLEYQPLYSERSLLYCAVGHPLFYVDDKQLDDERLNSQDAIAPTFRLPAEIQAHYQALNCTASASDREGMAFLILTGRYIGYLPDHYASLWVQQGRLRALKPKARFYDLSLASVTRKGRRPHLVLESFLESLAATR, from the coding sequence ATGAGCACTCGTCGTCCCGATCCACTGGCACAAGTCAGCGACTTTGATATCCGCCTGCTGCGGATTTTCCGCAGCGTGGTGGAATGCGGCGGCTTCTCCGCGGCGGAATCGGTCCTGGGGATCGGCCGCTCAGCCATCAGCCAGCAGATGAGCGATCTGGAACAACGCCTCGGCCTGCGGTTATGCCAACGCGGTCGCGCCGGATTTTCCCTGACGGAAGAAGGACGTGAGGTTTACCACTCGGCGTTACAGCTATTAAGTGCACTGGAAAGCTTTCGCACCGAGGTCAACGGCCTGCACCAGCATTTGCGCGGCGAGCTGACCATCGGCCTGACCGACAACCTCGTCACCCTGCCCCACATGCGCATCACTCATGCGCTCGCGCAATTGAAGGAACGCGGGCCGGACGTGCAGATTCAGATCCGCATGATCGCGCCCAACGAAGTGGAACAAGGCGTGCTCGACGGTCGCTTGCACGTCGGCGTGGTGCCGCAGGCCAGCGCACTGTCGGGGCTGGAATATCAGCCGCTCTACAGCGAACGTTCGCTGCTGTATTGCGCGGTCGGCCATCCGTTGTTTTATGTCGATGACAAGCAACTGGACGACGAACGCCTCAACAGCCAGGACGCCATTGCGCCGACCTTCCGTTTGCCCGCGGAAATCCAGGCGCATTACCAGGCGCTCAATTGCACCGCCAGTGCCTCGGACCGCGAAGGCATGGCGTTTCTGATCCTCACCGGGCGCTACATCGGCTACTTGCCGGACCACTACGCCAGCCTTTGGGTGCAGCAAGGTCGATTGCGTGCGCTGAAACCCAAGGCGCGCTTTTATGACCTGAGCCTCGCATCGGTCACGCGCAAGGGCCGTCGCCCGCATTTGGTGCTGGAAAGTTTTCTGGAGAGTCTGGCGGCGACACGCTAG
- the recC gene encoding exodeoxyribonuclease V subunit gamma, with amino-acid sequence MPDATSLSAGFMVVHGNRLDELRSLVVSWMRRYPLAPLENEIALVQSNGIAQWLKLALADDPEEDDMGGCGIAAAIDVQLPGSFMWQLYRMVLGRDEIPVKSLLDKAPLTWRLMRLLPQLINQPHFEPLQRFLTNDTDLRKRYQLSERLADLFDQYQVYRADWLEDWAEGRHQLRNGRGEAKPLTPANCWQAELWRALLLDVGEQGMAQSRAGVHQRFIERINSLDVAPVGLPSRVIVFGISSLPAQALEALAGLARFSQVLLCVHNPCRHHWADIVADKDLLRHQYKRQARKNGMPVVLDPQTLHQHAHPLLAAWGKQGRDYINLLDSYDDPNSYRSAFRDGRIDLFSDSQPRSMLNQLQDDILELRPLNETRERWPAIDLNQDESIRFHIAHSAQREVEILHDQLLARFSADPDLKPRDVIVMVPDIDSYAPHIRAVFGQLDRFDPRFIPFTLADQGQRGRDPLLIAVEHLLKLPDSRFPVSEILDLLDVPSLRARFGVEERDLPTLHRWIEGAGIRWGMNAEQRAGLGLPQELEQNSWRFGLRRMLLGYAVGSATACEGIEPYDEIGGLDAALIGPLLALLDALEIAHQELTRPAPPTQWGARLQALVLLFFQASNEHDDYLLAQLEELRETWLETCESVGLHDELPLTVVREAWLAGLDQGRLSQRFLAGAVNFCTLMPMRAIPFKLVCLLGMNDGDYPRAQPPLDFDLMGSDYRPGDRSRREDDRYLLLEALLSARDQLYISWVGRSIRDNSERPASVLIGQLRDHLAGGWRLQSDSEKLLESMTQEHPLQPFSARYFHEGDALFSYASEWQVLHQTGEQATEIKALDAYVQEEPLSLGQLQDFLRNPVRHFFSQRLKVFFEAAEAPLADEEPFVLDALQRYSLSDSLLQAALGQLDRADHALEAQAKRLQNSGLLPMAGFGECLQRELIEPLPDLLQRYQQLLALWPTPLTSALPVNLELEGLRLEGWLSGLHQRADGGLLSVTTIPNSIGSIKTRKWHRLTRPWVNHLVACASGMSMTTALVASDDTLLLAPLEEDAARHALSNLLQAWQTGMRQPLPIAVKTAFAWLSQTDPLKADAAARKAYEGDGQTTGGERRESPALARQFADYDALTADETFPDWCNALYKPMLEAPWRSLTSEEARS; translated from the coding sequence ATGCCGGACGCGACGTCCCTCAGTGCTGGTTTTATGGTTGTTCACGGTAACCGCCTGGACGAGCTGCGCAGCCTGGTGGTCAGCTGGATGCGGCGCTACCCGCTGGCTCCCTTGGAAAATGAAATCGCCCTGGTACAGAGCAACGGCATCGCCCAGTGGCTGAAGCTGGCTCTGGCTGACGACCCTGAAGAAGACGACATGGGCGGCTGCGGAATTGCGGCAGCGATCGACGTTCAACTTCCGGGCAGCTTCATGTGGCAGCTCTATCGCATGGTTTTGGGGCGTGATGAAATTCCGGTCAAATCCCTGCTCGATAAGGCTCCACTGACCTGGCGCCTGATGCGTCTGCTTCCACAATTGATCAATCAACCGCATTTCGAACCGCTGCAACGCTTCCTGACCAATGACACCGATCTGCGCAAGCGTTACCAGTTGTCTGAGCGGCTGGCGGATCTGTTCGACCAATACCAGGTGTACCGGGCCGATTGGCTCGAAGACTGGGCAGAAGGTCGTCATCAATTGCGAAACGGCAGAGGCGAGGCCAAACCCCTCACTCCGGCCAACTGTTGGCAAGCAGAGTTGTGGCGGGCTCTGTTGCTGGATGTGGGTGAGCAAGGCATGGCGCAAAGCCGCGCCGGTGTTCATCAGCGGTTCATCGAACGTATCAACAGCCTCGACGTGGCGCCCGTTGGATTACCTTCCCGGGTGATCGTTTTCGGCATCTCCTCTCTCCCGGCGCAAGCGCTGGAAGCACTCGCCGGACTGGCCCGATTCAGCCAGGTTCTGCTTTGCGTGCACAACCCATGTCGCCACCATTGGGCAGACATCGTCGCCGATAAAGACCTGTTACGACATCAATACAAACGCCAGGCTCGCAAGAACGGCATGCCTGTCGTGCTCGATCCGCAAACCCTTCACCAACATGCTCACCCGCTATTGGCGGCATGGGGTAAGCAGGGGCGGGACTACATCAATCTGCTCGACAGCTACGACGATCCCAACAGCTACCGTTCGGCATTCCGTGATGGGCGCATCGACTTGTTCAGCGATAGCCAGCCAAGGAGCATGCTCAACCAGTTGCAGGACGACATCCTTGAGCTACGCCCCCTCAACGAGACTCGCGAGCGTTGGCCGGCTATCGATCTTAACCAAGACGAATCCATTCGTTTCCACATCGCCCATAGCGCCCAGCGCGAAGTGGAGATCCTCCACGATCAGTTGCTCGCACGCTTCAGTGCTGATCCAGACCTGAAACCTCGCGACGTGATCGTGATGGTCCCGGACATCGACAGCTACGCACCGCACATCCGTGCAGTATTCGGTCAACTTGATCGCTTCGATCCGCGCTTCATTCCCTTCACACTGGCGGACCAAGGCCAGCGCGGTCGCGATCCATTGCTGATTGCTGTCGAGCATCTACTCAAACTGCCCGACAGCCGCTTCCCCGTCAGCGAGATCCTCGATTTGCTGGACGTACCTTCACTGCGCGCTCGCTTCGGTGTAGAGGAGCGTGACCTGCCGACCCTGCACCGCTGGATCGAAGGCGCCGGTATTCGCTGGGGAATGAATGCCGAGCAGCGTGCAGGTCTGGGCTTGCCACAAGAACTGGAGCAAAACAGTTGGCGTTTCGGCCTGCGCCGGATGCTGCTCGGTTATGCCGTCGGCAGCGCCACTGCCTGCGAAGGCATTGAGCCTTACGACGAAATTGGCGGCCTGGACGCTGCGCTGATCGGACCTTTGCTCGCACTGCTGGACGCGCTGGAGATTGCCCATCAGGAACTGACTCGCCCCGCACCGCCCACGCAATGGGGCGCTCGGTTGCAAGCGTTGGTGCTACTGTTTTTCCAGGCCAGCAATGAGCATGACGACTACTTGCTGGCCCAACTCGAAGAGCTGCGAGAAACCTGGCTGGAGACCTGCGAGTCAGTGGGCTTGCATGATGAACTGCCGTTGACCGTGGTCCGTGAAGCCTGGCTGGCAGGCCTAGACCAAGGCCGCCTGTCCCAGCGTTTCCTGGCCGGGGCGGTCAACTTCTGTACCTTGATGCCGATGCGAGCGATCCCGTTCAAACTGGTCTGCCTGCTTGGGATGAATGACGGCGATTACCCTAGAGCGCAACCGCCGCTGGACTTCGATCTCATGGGCAGCGACTACCGCCCGGGTGACCGTTCCCGGCGCGAAGATGACCGCTATCTCTTGTTGGAAGCCCTGTTGTCGGCACGTGATCAACTCTATATCAGCTGGGTCGGCCGCAGCATTCGGGACAACAGTGAACGCCCGGCTTCGGTATTGATTGGCCAACTGCGCGATCACCTCGCCGGCGGCTGGCGATTACAGTCCGACAGTGAAAAGCTGCTTGAGTCCATGACTCAGGAACACCCGCTGCAACCCTTCAGCGCCCGCTATTTTCATGAAGGCGACGCCCTGTTCAGCTATGCCAGCGAGTGGCAGGTGCTTCATCAGACCGGTGAACAGGCAACGGAAATCAAGGCCCTTGACGCCTATGTTCAAGAAGAGCCGCTAAGTCTCGGTCAACTGCAGGACTTCCTGCGCAATCCCGTGCGACATTTTTTCAGTCAGCGACTCAAGGTGTTCTTCGAAGCGGCTGAAGCACCTCTGGCGGATGAAGAGCCCTTTGTACTTGACGCTCTCCAACGCTATAGCCTCAGTGACAGTCTGCTCCAAGCGGCGCTCGGACAACTGGATCGCGCCGATCATGCGCTTGAGGCCCAGGCAAAGCGTCTGCAGAACAGTGGTCTCTTGCCCATGGCCGGTTTCGGCGAATGTCTGCAGCGAGAGTTGATCGAGCCATTGCCGGATCTGTTGCAGCGTTACCAACAGCTCTTGGCGTTGTGGCCGACACCGCTCACCAGTGCGTTGCCAGTCAACCTGGAGCTGGAAGGCCTGCGCCTTGAAGGCTGGCTCAGTGGTCTGCATCAACGTGCGGATGGCGGCCTGCTGTCGGTCACCACGATTCCCAACAGCATCGGTTCGATCAAGACCCGCAAGTGGCATCGACTGACGCGACCGTGGGTCAATCATTTGGTCGCTTGCGCCAGCGGCATGTCGATGACCACCGCGTTAGTGGCCAGTGATGACACTCTTCTACTCGCCCCGTTGGAGGAGGACGCTGCACGTCATGCCCTCAGTAACCTGTTGCAAGCATGGCAAACAGGCATGCGCCAACCCCTTCCGATCGCGGTGAAAACAGCCTTCGCGTGGCTCTCTCAAACTGACCCGCTCAAAGCCGACGCCGCCGCGCGCAAGGCCTATGAAGGCGACGGTCAAACCACCGGCGGCGAGCGCCGCGAAAGCCCTGCACTCGCCCGACAGTTCGCCGATTACGACGCTCTGACCGCTGACGAGACCTTCCCCGATTGGTGCAACGCTTTGTACAAACCGATGCTCGAAGCCCCCTGGCGTTCATTGACCAGCGAGGAGGCGCGCTCATGA
- a CDS encoding CoA-acylating methylmalonate-semialdehyde dehydrogenase, producing MSLIPHLINGELVTEDGRTADVFNPSTGQAIHKLPLASRETIQKAIDSAKAAFPAWRNTPPAKRAQVMFRFKQLLEQNEARIAQLISEEHGKTLEDAAGELKRGIENVEFACAAPEILKGEYSRNVGPNIDAWSDFQPLGVVAGITPFNFPAMVPLWMYPLAIVCGNCFILKPSERDPSSTLLIAQLLLEAGLPKGVLSVVHGDKAAVDALIEAPEVKALSFVGSTPIAEYIYAEGTKRGKRVQALGGAKNHAVLMPDADLDNAVSALMGAAYGSCGERCMAISVAVCVGDQVADALVAKLVPQIKALKIGAGTSCGLDMGPLVSGQARDKVSGYIEDGVSSGASLVVDGRGLSVAGHEEGFFLGGCLFDNVTPEMRIYKEEIFGPVLCVVRVNSLEEAMQLINDHEYGNGTCIFTRDGEAARLFCDEIEVGMVGVNVPLPVPVAYHSFGGWKRSLFGDLHAYGPDGVRFYTRRKAITQRWPQRASHEASQFAFPSL from the coding sequence ATGAGCCTTATCCCGCATTTGATCAATGGCGAACTAGTGACCGAAGACGGTCGCACGGCCGACGTGTTCAACCCGTCCACCGGTCAGGCCATCCACAAGCTGCCGTTGGCCAGCCGCGAAACCATTCAGAAAGCCATCGACTCGGCCAAGGCTGCGTTCCCGGCGTGGCGTAACACGCCGCCGGCCAAACGTGCCCAGGTGATGTTTCGCTTCAAGCAACTGCTGGAGCAGAACGAGGCGCGTATTGCTCAGTTGATCAGTGAAGAACATGGCAAGACCCTGGAAGATGCTGCCGGTGAACTGAAGCGCGGTATCGAGAACGTCGAGTTCGCTTGCGCCGCACCGGAAATCCTCAAGGGCGAGTACAGCCGTAACGTCGGCCCGAACATTGATGCCTGGTCGGACTTCCAGCCGCTGGGCGTGGTGGCGGGTATCACGCCGTTCAACTTCCCGGCGATGGTGCCGCTGTGGATGTATCCGCTGGCGATCGTCTGCGGCAACTGCTTCATCCTCAAACCGTCCGAGCGTGATCCAAGCTCGACGTTGCTGATCGCTCAACTGTTGCTGGAAGCCGGTCTGCCGAAAGGTGTGCTGAGTGTCGTGCATGGCGACAAGGCGGCAGTGGACGCGCTGATCGAAGCACCGGAAGTCAAGGCGCTGAGCTTCGTGGGTTCGACGCCGATTGCTGAATACATTTATGCCGAAGGTACCAAGCGCGGCAAACGCGTCCAGGCACTGGGCGGCGCGAAGAACCATGCGGTGCTGATGCCGGATGCGGATCTGGATAACGCGGTCAGCGCGCTGATGGGCGCTGCATACGGTTCTTGCGGTGAGCGTTGCATGGCGATCTCGGTGGCCGTGTGCGTGGGCGACCAGGTGGCGGATGCGTTGGTCGCCAAGTTGGTACCGCAAATCAAGGCGCTGAAAATCGGTGCAGGGACTTCTTGTGGGTTGGACATGGGGCCTTTGGTTTCCGGTCAGGCTCGCGACAAAGTCAGTGGCTATATAGAAGACGGCGTTTCTTCGGGTGCGTCGTTGGTGGTTGATGGCCGTGGTTTGAGCGTCGCCGGTCATGAGGAAGGCTTCTTCCTGGGTGGCTGCCTGTTCGATAACGTCACGCCAGAGATGCGCATCTATAAAGAAGAGATCTTTGGGCCAGTGCTGTGTGTCGTCCGGGTCAACAGCCTGGAAGAGGCGATGCAGCTGATCAACGATCACGAATATGGCAACGGCACCTGCATCTTCACCCGTGATGGGGAAGCGGCCCGGTTGTTCTGTGACGAGATCGAAGTCGGCATGGTCGGCGTGAACGTGCCGTTGCCGGTGCCAGTGGCTTATCACAGCTTTGGTGGCTGGAAGCGTTCGCTGTTTGGTGATCTGCATGCTTATGGTCCGGATGGTGTGCGTTTCTACACCCGTCGCAAGGCCATTACCCAGCGCTGGCCACAGCGTGCGAGCCATGAAGCGTCGCAATTCGCATTCCCTAGCTTGTAA
- a CDS encoding aspartate aminotransferase family protein, whose amino-acid sequence MNLPENAQSPLASQLKLDAHWMPYTANRNFQRDPRLIVAAQGSWLTDDKGRKVYDSLSGLWTCGAGHTRKEIQEAVAKQLGTLDYSPGFQYGHPLSFQLAEKITDLTPGNLNHVFFTDSGSECADTAVKMVRAYWRLKGQATKTKMIGRARGYHGVNIAGTSLGGVNGNRKMFGQAMMDVDHLPHTLLASNAYSRGMPAEGGIALADELLKLIELHDASNIAAVFVEPMAGSAGVLVPPQGYLKRLREICDQHNILLVFDEVITGFGRTGSMFGADSFGVTPDLMCIAKQVTNGAIPMGAVIASSEIYQTFMNQATPEYAVEFPHGYTYSAHPVACAAGLAALDLLQKENLVQSVAEVAPHFENALHGLKGSKNIIDIRNYGLAGAIQIAPRDGDAIVRPFEAGMALWKAGFYVRFGGDTLQFGPTFNSKPQDLDRLFDAVGEVLNKID is encoded by the coding sequence ATGAACTTGCCCGAAAACGCCCAGTCTCCTTTGGCCAGCCAGCTCAAGCTCGATGCCCACTGGATGCCCTACACCGCCAACCGCAATTTCCAGCGCGATCCGCGACTGATCGTGGCGGCCCAAGGCAGTTGGCTGACGGACGACAAAGGACGCAAGGTCTACGATTCGCTCTCGGGTCTGTGGACCTGCGGCGCCGGGCACACTCGCAAGGAAATCCAGGAAGCCGTCGCCAAGCAATTGGGCACCCTCGATTACTCGCCGGGCTTCCAGTACGGTCACCCGTTGTCGTTTCAACTGGCCGAGAAAATCACTGACCTGACCCCAGGCAATCTGAACCACGTGTTCTTCACCGATTCGGGTTCCGAGTGCGCCGACACTGCGGTGAAGATGGTCCGCGCTTACTGGCGCCTGAAAGGCCAGGCGACCAAAACCAAGATGATCGGCCGTGCCCGTGGCTACCACGGTGTGAACATCGCCGGCACCAGCCTCGGCGGTGTGAACGGCAACCGGAAAATGTTCGGTCAGGCGATGATGGACGTCGATCACCTGCCGCACACCTTGCTGGCGAGCAATGCCTACTCCCGTGGGATGCCGGCAGAGGGCGGTATCGCGCTGGCGGATGAACTGCTGAAGCTGATCGAACTGCATGACGCTTCAAACATCGCCGCTGTATTCGTCGAGCCAATGGCCGGTTCCGCTGGCGTGCTCGTTCCGCCGCAGGGTTACCTGAAGCGTCTGCGAGAAATCTGCGATCAGCACAACATCCTGTTGGTGTTCGACGAAGTGATCACCGGTTTCGGCCGTACCGGCTCGATGTTCGGTGCCGACAGCTTCGGCGTGACCCCGGACCTGATGTGCATCGCCAAGCAAGTCACCAACGGCGCGATTCCGATGGGCGCGGTGATTGCCAGCTCCGAGATCTACCAGACCTTCATGAACCAGGCGACGCCGGAATACGCGGTGGAATTCCCGCACGGTTACACCTACTCCGCGCACCCGGTGGCTTGCGCCGCTGGCCTGGCGGCACTCGACCTGCTGCAAAAGGAAAACCTGGTGCAGAGCGTGGCCGAAGTCGCGCCGCATTTCGAAAATGCGCTGCATGGCCTGAAGGGCTCGAAAAATATTATCGACATCCGCAACTACGGTCTGGCTGGCGCGATCCAGATCGCACCGCGTGACGGCGACGCCATTGTGCGTCCGTTCGAAGCCGGCATGGCGTTGTGGAAAGCCGGGTTCTACGTGCGCTTTGGCGGCGACACCCTGCAGTTCGGCCCGACCTTCAACAGCAAGCCGCAAGACCTTGATCGCCTGTTCGACGCGGTCGGCGAAGTGCTGAACAAAATCGACTGA